A genome region from Spirochaetota bacterium includes the following:
- a CDS encoding acylphosphatase codes for MARSLILHGRVQGVLCRHYCSQYGKLMGLHGSASNLEDGTVQVLLATEDAKRAGEYARALVDNPSGVRFFGKIERVEMEPYSGPMGGDYTF; via the coding sequence ATGGCGCGTTCGCTGATACTCCACGGCAGGGTCCAAGGCGTGCTGTGCCGGCACTACTGCAGCCAGTACGGAAAGCTGATGGGACTTCACGGATCCGCCTCTAATCTGGAGGACGGAACGGTGCAGGTGCTGCTCGCGACTGAGGACGCGAAAAGGGCCGGGGAATACGCGCGGGCACTCGTCGATAACCCTTCGGGCGTGCGGTTTTTCGGAAAAATTGAGCGCGTGGAGATGGAGCCTTATTCGGGACCCATGGGCGGGGATTATACGTTTTAG
- the recN gene encoding DNA repair protein RecN produces the protein MLNELRIKNFVIIDDLKIQFGRGLNILTGETGAGKSILIDALSGVLGDKMTTDQIRSGFERATLEGVFDVTALPQIKSILDESGIDCDDDTLVLRREIYTNGKGRCFANSAQIPISRLQEIGEYLVDIHGQNEHQNIMKVAKHREILDSYAGHGALVENIGGLYKKLQELKDRISSFEVDEKEKARKVEYLSFVIREIETAKLVPGEDEALKNESILLQNSEKLFRELATSASLLKGDGGIIPALKKVDASLSSISDFDAKISGVLESVKESLYGLEDAAASLRDFEKTISFSPERVNEVEERLALIGSLRKKYGGSIREILDFNDKSKRELEAFSSSEEQIEKLNAEYRATVKAAKEAALDLSARRLKAAQTLEEGVMRELKDLGMAGTVFRISIKREISDTGEIETENKRYALYPHGLDRIEFLLSANAGEDLRQLRKAASGGEMSRIMLSLKKVILAADIVESLIFDEVDAGVGGKIAEVVGRKLKSLASERQVLVVTHLPQIAAMSDSHFSVLKENTNGRVTTQVKLLSRPEKVREVARMLAGEKVTELSVKHAEELVSLAEKKP, from the coding sequence ATGCTGAATGAGCTCCGCATAAAAAACTTCGTAATCATAGACGACCTGAAGATCCAGTTCGGCCGGGGGCTCAACATTCTCACGGGTGAGACGGGGGCGGGCAAGTCCATCCTCATAGACGCCCTCTCCGGGGTCCTGGGCGACAAGATGACCACGGACCAGATACGATCCGGCTTCGAACGGGCCACGCTCGAAGGCGTGTTCGACGTGACCGCGCTGCCGCAGATAAAGTCCATCCTGGACGAATCGGGCATCGACTGCGACGACGACACGCTGGTGCTGCGCCGCGAGATCTACACCAACGGAAAGGGGCGCTGCTTCGCGAATTCCGCGCAAATCCCGATCTCCCGGCTCCAGGAGATCGGCGAGTACCTGGTCGACATACACGGCCAGAACGAGCACCAGAACATCATGAAGGTGGCCAAGCACCGCGAGATCCTGGACAGCTACGCCGGCCACGGCGCGCTCGTCGAGAACATAGGCGGTCTCTATAAAAAGCTCCAGGAGCTCAAGGACAGGATCAGCTCGTTCGAGGTGGACGAGAAGGAGAAGGCACGGAAGGTCGAGTATCTCTCGTTCGTGATCCGGGAGATCGAGACGGCGAAGCTCGTTCCCGGCGAGGACGAGGCGCTCAAGAACGAGTCCATTCTCCTCCAGAACTCGGAAAAGCTCTTCCGCGAGCTCGCGACGTCGGCTTCGCTCCTCAAGGGCGACGGGGGGATCATTCCCGCGCTCAAGAAGGTGGACGCGAGCCTGTCCTCGATATCGGATTTCGACGCGAAGATATCCGGGGTGCTCGAGAGCGTGAAGGAATCGCTGTACGGGCTCGAGGACGCCGCGGCGAGCCTGCGCGATTTCGAGAAGACGATCAGCTTCTCGCCCGAGCGCGTGAACGAGGTCGAGGAGCGGCTCGCGCTCATAGGGAGCCTCCGGAAAAAATACGGCGGGTCCATCCGCGAGATCCTGGACTTCAACGACAAATCGAAGAGGGAGCTCGAGGCGTTCTCGTCCTCCGAGGAACAGATCGAAAAGCTCAACGCCGAATACCGCGCGACGGTGAAGGCCGCAAAGGAGGCGGCCCTCGACCTTTCTGCAAGGAGGCTCAAGGCGGCGCAGACGCTCGAGGAAGGTGTCATGCGCGAGCTCAAGGACCTGGGAATGGCGGGCACCGTGTTCAGGATTTCCATCAAACGGGAGATAAGCGACACCGGCGAGATCGAGACCGAAAACAAGCGTTATGCGCTCTACCCCCACGGCCTGGACCGGATCGAGTTCCTGCTCTCGGCGAACGCGGGCGAGGATTTGCGCCAGCTTCGCAAGGCCGCGTCCGGCGGCGAGATGTCGCGGATAATGCTCTCGCTTAAAAAGGTAATACTCGCCGCCGACATCGTGGAGAGCCTGATATTCGACGAGGTCGACGCGGGCGTGGGCGGCAAGATCGCCGAGGTCGTGGGAAGGAAGCTCAAGTCCCTCGCCTCCGAACGCCAGGTGCTCGTGGTCACGCACCTGCCCCAGATCGCGGCCATGTCGGACTCCCATTTCTCGGTGCTCAAGGAAAACACGAACGGGCGTGTCACGACCCAGGTGAAGCTTCTGTCCCGCCCCGAAAAGGTGCGCGAGGTCGCCCGCATGCTCGCCGGCGAAAAGGTTACCGAGCTCTCCGTGAAGCACGCTGAGGAGTTGGTCTCCCTGGCGGAGAAAAAGCCCTGA
- a CDS encoding NAD(+) kinase (catalyzes the phosphorylation of NAD to NADP) yields MLVVPEKRPMTIPVSIHLRPDDEASLPFLRELIGFLEAHGAKPLLPELSMLRARDFAGYVAGGREFIEDAKLVVVVGGDGTFLRAARLFASGNVPLFGINRGRLGFLTEFSQEEAFKYLGPVLEGRYTIATRALLQARHVREGRVIQTAPFLNDAVISKGAFSRPIRIQLELDNRFLNCYAGDGLIIATATGSTAYSLSAGGPILSPAIDNVYIINPICPHTLAARPMVIPSATTLKASIISPFENLLLTIDGQEAISIVGGDEVLIDGTHLKVSLIPHPERDFYEILRRKLGWGRNLNE; encoded by the coding sequence ATGCTGGTCGTACCTGAAAAGCGTCCCATGACCATCCCCGTATCCATACACCTGCGGCCCGACGACGAGGCCTCCCTTCCCTTCCTTCGGGAATTGATCGGCTTCCTTGAAGCACATGGGGCGAAACCCCTGTTGCCCGAGCTTTCCATGCTCAGGGCGCGCGATTTCGCCGGGTACGTAGCCGGGGGCCGCGAATTCATCGAGGACGCGAAGCTCGTGGTCGTGGTGGGCGGGGACGGCACCTTTCTGCGCGCCGCACGGCTCTTCGCGTCCGGGAACGTGCCGCTCTTCGGGATCAACCGCGGAAGGCTCGGCTTCCTTACCGAATTTTCCCAGGAGGAGGCCTTCAAATATCTAGGCCCCGTGCTGGAGGGCAGGTACACGATCGCGACGCGCGCCCTGCTGCAAGCCAGGCATGTGCGCGAAGGCCGCGTGATCCAGACGGCTCCGTTCCTGAACGACGCGGTGATTTCCAAGGGGGCCTTCTCGCGTCCCATACGGATACAACTGGAGCTCGACAACCGCTTTCTCAACTGCTATGCCGGGGATGGCCTCATCATCGCCACCGCGACCGGTTCCACCGCCTATTCGCTCTCGGCGGGAGGACCCATCCTGAGCCCCGCGATCGACAACGTGTATATTATAAATCCCATCTGCCCCCACACCCTCGCGGCGCGGCCCATGGTGATCCCCTCCGCGACAACGCTGAAGGCGAGCATCATCTCCCCGTTCGAGAACCTGCTCCTCACCATTGACGGGCAGGAGGCGATTTCCATCGTGGGCGGCGACGAGGTGCTTATCGACGGAACCCATCTTAAAGTGAGCCTGATCCCCCACCCCGAGCGGGACTTCTACGAGATACTCCGCCGGAAGCTGGGCTGGGGCAGGAACCTGAACGAGTAG
- a CDS encoding aminopeptidase produces MDYRKYASLLVDYCLGLGKGDALAINATPLAGPLVREVYRAALRAGAHPDTWIELAGMEKIFFDEAGPEQLSRVSPLRQLVTERYDAVLNIRAPYNLKELAAADPDRKRAASEAQAPVKDLFMRRAAAGALRWTLCEFPTEAQAQESGMSLDELSAFVESACFLDREDPAAAWRAVHDAQERAVNRLNRAGLVHYRAPGVDVSFSVKGRTWINSDGRRNMPSGEVFTSPVEDSVNGKIMFSFPAIVMGQEVRDVELEVRDGLVVRWEAGEGREFLDRIFEVPGARRFGEAAIGTNAGITRFMKNMLFDEKIGGTVHMAIGASYPETGGKNVSGVHIDLIADMRGGGEILADGELIYRDGAFLPW; encoded by the coding sequence ATGGATTACCGAAAATACGCTTCGTTGCTCGTCGATTACTGCCTTGGGCTCGGGAAGGGCGACGCCCTGGCGATCAATGCGACCCCGCTCGCCGGGCCGCTCGTCCGCGAGGTATACCGCGCCGCCCTGCGCGCGGGGGCCCATCCCGATACGTGGATCGAGCTCGCCGGAATGGAAAAAATATTCTTCGACGAAGCCGGTCCCGAACAGCTTTCCCGCGTATCGCCCCTCCGGCAGCTCGTCACCGAGCGCTATGACGCCGTCCTCAACATCCGCGCGCCGTACAATTTGAAGGAGCTCGCCGCGGCCGACCCGGACAGGAAGCGCGCCGCGAGCGAGGCCCAGGCTCCCGTCAAGGATCTGTTCATGAGGCGCGCGGCCGCCGGCGCGCTCAGGTGGACCCTGTGCGAATTTCCCACGGAGGCCCAGGCCCAGGAATCGGGCATGTCCCTCGATGAGCTTTCCGCGTTCGTGGAATCGGCGTGCTTCCTGGACCGGGAGGACCCGGCCGCGGCGTGGCGCGCCGTCCATGACGCCCAGGAGCGCGCGGTAAACCGGCTGAACCGGGCGGGGCTCGTCCACTACCGCGCGCCCGGCGTCGACGTGAGTTTTTCGGTGAAGGGACGTACATGGATCAACTCCGACGGCCGGAGGAACATGCCCTCGGGAGAGGTGTTCACCTCCCCGGTCGAGGACTCGGTCAACGGGAAGATCATGTTCAGCTTTCCCGCGATCGTCATGGGACAGGAGGTGCGCGACGTCGAGCTCGAGGTGCGCGACGGGCTGGTCGTGCGCTGGGAGGCCGGCGAGGGCAGGGAGTTCCTGGACCGCATCTTCGAGGTGCCCGGGGCGCGTCGTTTCGGCGAGGCGGCTATCGGAACAAATGCCGGTATAACCAGATTCATGAAGAACATGCTTTTCGACGAGAAGATAGGCGGGACAGTGCACATGGCCATAGGCGCGTCCTATCCCGAGACGGGCGGGAAGAACGTCTCCGGTGTTCATATCGACCTGATCGCGGACATGCGCGGGGGCGGGGAGATCCTCGCCGACGGCGAGCTCATATACCGCGACGGCGCCTTCCTGCCCTGGTAG
- a CDS encoding response regulator has protein sequence MKIKYKLIIIFVFIIVASTVPFGLFILSQAENESLDTLSQQGKYYSWILSRSASNTLLLNGGDIEASRVDIQDTLSMLENLREYGLVYADAILISKREEFHGLVLASYSTTVLAGKEVAPGRLDNTEIDRLKKLPVPNETTLPGVEGTCYEYASLETGTRTPSLCIGRLIFSRSIALKPVYRIRAIVLLSLVVIIAFAGALALLFGYLITKPIQDLTSGVQRFEKGDLDYRVKVTAHDEVGSLAMTFNNLAEGLKQQIARLEVMNRELRRVNELKDEFLANISHEIRTPLYGITGIAESLLEGSAGELNPEARHNLSLVTASGRRLSDLVNDILDFSQLRHQDIILSMEPVNIHSICQLVISVLEPLRRKKEIAFHNTIPPDIARVYGDRNRLQQVLVNLVGNAIKFTERGDITISASESPERPGMTIITVRDTGIGISRERLAGIFEYFEQADGSDTRAFGGMGLGLSITKRLVELHGGAIWAESEPGKGSAFHFTLKRSFEKIAHEPPETGRAALPEPPSLSVHGEIINPTVSEKASRSGRKILVVDDEPVIIQVLVNFLTLEGYQVVTATSGPQALALLEEGLSPDLILLDVMLPFVSGYDVCKRIRQKYPPHELPVLMLTAKSKAEDMVTGIEAGANDYLTKPVNRSELLARVRSLITIKSSMKEHQRLSMLQREMRLAQEIQSTLLPEKAPYMKGLETSVLYRPMHEVGGDFYDFNVLGPSEMGVLIADVTGHGIPAAFVSAMLQATYSVYKEDVRDPSTLMKGMNTVMSAYTHGQFATTCYSLLDLANRRILHANAGHCPMIVMKRRERKVRYERQNERPLGVDVSSEYTTRSTEIDEGDRVILFTDCIPESRNASGEFFGYPNFFRLIEESAHMGCRDFSQRVLETVTAWKGGGAQTRLDDDFTLIVIDVVE, from the coding sequence ATGAAAATAAAATATAAGCTCATAATCATTTTCGTGTTCATCATTGTCGCTTCCACCGTCCCTTTCGGGCTGTTCATACTCAGCCAGGCGGAAAACGAGAGCCTGGACACGCTTTCCCAGCAGGGCAAATATTACAGCTGGATCCTCTCCCGGTCGGCATCGAACACCCTGCTGCTGAACGGGGGCGATATCGAGGCGTCACGCGTCGATATACAGGACACCCTCTCGATGCTCGAAAATCTCCGGGAATACGGGCTGGTCTACGCGGATGCCATCCTCATCTCGAAAAGGGAGGAGTTCCACGGCCTGGTGCTGGCGAGCTATTCGACAACCGTACTGGCGGGGAAAGAAGTCGCCCCCGGCCGCCTGGACAACACGGAGATTGATCGCTTGAAAAAGCTTCCCGTGCCCAACGAAACGACCCTGCCGGGGGTCGAGGGCACCTGTTACGAGTATGCCTCCCTGGAAACGGGCACGCGTACCCCCTCGCTCTGCATCGGACGCCTCATTTTTTCGCGCAGTATCGCCCTCAAGCCGGTATACCGCATACGCGCGATTGTCCTCCTTTCTCTCGTCGTCATTATCGCCTTCGCGGGCGCCCTCGCCCTGCTGTTCGGGTACCTCATCACGAAACCCATCCAGGATCTCACCTCCGGCGTCCAGCGATTCGAGAAAGGGGACCTTGACTACCGGGTAAAGGTTACGGCGCACGACGAGGTAGGCAGCCTCGCGATGACCTTCAATAATCTTGCCGAGGGTCTCAAGCAGCAGATCGCCCGTCTCGAGGTCATGAACAGGGAACTGCGGCGCGTGAACGAGCTCAAGGACGAATTCCTCGCCAATATCTCCCACGAAATCCGCACCCCGCTCTACGGGATCACAGGCATCGCCGAATCGCTCCTGGAAGGCTCCGCCGGCGAGCTCAACCCGGAAGCCCGGCACAACCTCTCGCTCGTCACCGCGAGCGGCAGGCGGCTCTCGGACCTGGTGAATGATATCCTGGATTTTTCGCAGCTCAGGCATCAGGATATCATCCTTTCGATGGAACCCGTGAACATTCATTCCATATGCCAGCTCGTGATCTCGGTGCTGGAGCCGCTGCGGCGGAAGAAGGAGATCGCCTTCCACAACACGATCCCCCCCGATATCGCGCGCGTGTACGGCGACCGGAACCGCCTGCAACAGGTGCTCGTCAACCTCGTGGGCAACGCGATCAAGTTCACCGAACGGGGCGACATCACCATCTCGGCCTCGGAGAGCCCGGAGCGGCCGGGGATGACGATCATCACCGTGCGGGACACGGGGATAGGCATTTCCCGTGAGCGGCTCGCCGGTATCTTCGAGTATTTCGAGCAGGCGGACGGCTCCGATACCAGGGCGTTCGGCGGGATGGGACTGGGGCTCTCCATCACCAAGCGGCTTGTCGAGCTTCACGGCGGCGCCATCTGGGCGGAATCCGAGCCGGGAAAGGGCTCGGCCTTCCATTTCACCCTGAAGCGCTCGTTCGAGAAAATCGCCCACGAGCCGCCCGAAACCGGGCGCGCCGCGCTTCCCGAGCCGCCCTCCCTGTCCGTGCATGGCGAGATTATCAATCCCACGGTCTCGGAAAAGGCGTCGCGCTCGGGCAGGAAGATCCTCGTGGTGGACGACGAGCCGGTCATCATCCAGGTGCTCGTCAACTTCCTGACCCTCGAGGGGTACCAGGTGGTGACGGCGACGAGCGGACCCCAGGCCCTCGCGTTGCTCGAGGAGGGGCTCTCGCCGGACCTGATCCTCCTGGACGTCATGCTCCCCTTCGTATCGGGCTACGATGTCTGCAAGAGAATCCGCCAGAAGTATCCGCCCCACGAGCTTCCCGTGCTCATGCTCACGGCCAAGAGCAAGGCCGAGGATATGGTAACCGGCATCGAGGCGGGCGCCAACGATTATCTGACCAAGCCGGTCAACCGCTCCGAGCTGCTCGCGCGCGTGAGGAGCCTCATCACCATAAAGAGCTCCATGAAAGAACACCAGCGCCTCTCCATGCTCCAGAGGGAGATGCGCCTGGCCCAGGAGATCCAGAGCACGCTCCTCCCGGAAAAGGCGCCCTACATGAAGGGACTGGAGACCAGCGTGCTCTACCGCCCCATGCACGAGGTGGGTGGCGACTTTTACGATTTCAACGTGCTTGGCCCGTCCGAGATGGGAGTGCTCATCGCCGACGTTACCGGTCACGGTATCCCCGCGGCCTTCGTGAGCGCGATGCTCCAGGCCACCTACTCGGTCTACAAGGAAGACGTACGCGATCCTTCGACGCTCATGAAGGGAATGAATACCGTCATGTCGGCGTATACCCACGGCCAGTTCGCGACCACCTGTTACAGCCTGCTCGACCTCGCCAACAGGCGGATCCTCCATGCCAACGCCGGCCACTGCCCCATGATCGTCATGAAGCGCCGCGAGCGCAAGGTCCGCTACGAACGCCAGAACGAACGGCCGCTGGGTGTGGACGTTTCCTCCGAATACACGACGCGGAGCACCGAAATCGACGAGGGGGACCGCGTGATACTTTTCACGGACTGCATCCCCGAATCGCGCAACGCCTCCGGCGAGTTTTTCGGCTACCCTAACTTTTTCAGGCTCATCGAGGAAAGCGCGCACATGGGCTGCAGGGATTTCAGCCAACGCGTGCTCGAAACGGTCACCGCGTGGAAGGGGGGAGGTGCCCAGACGCGTCTTGACGACGATTTCACCCTCATCGTGATAGACGTGGTCGAATGA
- a CDS encoding anti-sigma factor antagonist, with protein sequence MNEIIIELDPLEEVPPMQYNLVEHADFNILEVEDYVSVYNIDDFKRLLFDVTGGKHKNVALELQMNGTHMDSSVISALISAQKKMKALGGQFVLLNIAEELKNIFILAGLRDFFTIYNSRKELL encoded by the coding sequence ATGAACGAAATTATTATAGAACTCGATCCACTCGAAGAGGTTCCACCCATGCAATACAATCTGGTTGAACACGCGGACTTCAATATTCTCGAAGTTGAAGATTACGTGAGTGTTTATAATATCGATGACTTCAAGCGTCTGCTGTTCGATGTCACGGGAGGCAAGCATAAGAACGTCGCCCTCGAACTCCAGATGAACGGCACCCACATGGATTCCAGCGTTATCAGCGCCCTGATATCGGCCCAAAAGAAGATGAAGGCGCTGGGGGGCCAGTTCGTGCTCCTCAACATAGCCGAAGAGCTCAAGAATATCTTTATCCTCGCCGGGCTAAGGGACTTTTTTACCATTTACAACAGCCGAAAGGAGCTCCTCTGA
- a CDS encoding ubiquinone/menaquinone biosynthesis methyltransferase: MSLLKYEVHDRAPGERKRFIRDLFDAIVPTYDRLNRILSLGIDTHWRKKAVRLLGDMRGKRALDLCCGTGDVSRLLARAGASAVSLDFSLPMVLRGIAKGNITGSAVIADASVLPFADARFSALTVAFGIRNIPDLDAFMDETLRVLEPGGVFVILELTRPRARLAGGLYSVYLTRVLPFIGGIVSGKRLAYRYLAGTIGTFFDPVDLAARLRAHGYGQVDILPLTLGIATIMVCGKSGQGSEELLSAVVNGKKVP, translated from the coding sequence TTGAGCCTTTTAAAATACGAAGTCCACGATCGCGCGCCGGGCGAGCGCAAGCGCTTTATCCGGGACCTGTTCGACGCGATCGTCCCCACCTACGACCGGCTGAATCGCATCCTGTCACTCGGGATCGACACGCACTGGAGGAAGAAAGCCGTACGCCTGCTGGGCGATATGCGCGGGAAGAGGGCGCTCGACCTCTGCTGCGGCACCGGCGACGTCTCGCGCCTCCTCGCCCGCGCCGGCGCATCGGCCGTCTCCCTCGATTTTTCGCTCCCCATGGTGCTCCGCGGAATCGCGAAGGGGAACATCACCGGAAGCGCCGTGATTGCCGACGCGAGTGTCCTGCCGTTCGCCGATGCGCGGTTTTCCGCCCTTACGGTGGCCTTCGGCATACGTAACATCCCCGACCTTGACGCATTTATGGACGAGACCCTGCGGGTCCTCGAACCGGGCGGCGTGTTCGTGATCCTGGAGCTTACCAGGCCGCGCGCGCGGCTCGCGGGCGGACTATATTCGGTCTATCTCACCAGGGTGCTGCCGTTCATCGGGGGGATTGTTTCCGGGAAACGTCTCGCCTACCGTTACCTGGCGGGGACGATAGGAACGTTTTTCGATCCCGTTGATCTCGCCGCAAGGCTCAGGGCGCATGGATACGGCCAGGTGGATATTCTGCCTCTGACCCTGGGAATCGCGACGATCATGGTGTGCGGGAAGTCCGGCCAGGGATCAGAGGAGCTCCTTTCGGCTGTTGTAAATGGTAAAAAAGTCCCTTAG
- a CDS encoding CofH family radical SAM protein, with the protein MDLSSIKMLEANPAPGEYELSPILGSAARPNRAHIKAMNEADQNLLRKIDAGERISADDALRLFEWEILPLGLAADRRRRHAVPTERVGFIHDRIINFTNRCDAMCRFCAYHARAGTIEPYEMSLDDILTRVGELAAAGGTQVMLQGGLHPEYTLAYYVEMVRAVKGSFPGIYLHSFSPAEVIHIAGKEHRTPEQVVAALKEAGLDSMPGASDLLIDRIRREVSPAKLTRDEWVGVIRAIAHNGMKSSATMTYGMGETLAERISHLETVRAVQDETGALRAFIPWSFSPARTRMEHIPPATGIDYLKTVAVARIYLDNVVNIQAGWLTEGLKLAQIALAMGANDMGGVLTEEVVVKATGLGAKTNREELIHVIRAAGKIPVERDSDYREIRGFDR; encoded by the coding sequence ATGGACCTCTCTTCCATAAAAATGCTTGAAGCAAACCCGGCCCCGGGGGAGTATGAGCTTTCGCCGATACTCGGGTCGGCAGCGCGACCGAACCGTGCGCATATAAAAGCCATGAACGAAGCCGATCAAAACCTCCTTCGTAAAATCGACGCAGGAGAACGGATCTCCGCGGACGATGCGCTCCGCCTGTTCGAATGGGAAATCCTCCCGCTCGGACTGGCCGCGGACCGCAGGCGCAGGCACGCCGTTCCCACGGAGCGCGTGGGCTTTATTCACGACAGGATCATCAACTTCACCAACCGCTGCGATGCGATGTGCCGTTTCTGCGCCTACCACGCGCGCGCCGGCACCATCGAGCCCTACGAGATGAGCCTCGATGATATTTTAACGAGGGTCGGCGAGCTCGCCGCGGCCGGGGGGACCCAGGTGATGCTCCAGGGGGGACTGCACCCGGAATACACACTTGCGTATTACGTGGAAATGGTGCGCGCGGTAAAGGGGAGCTTCCCCGGAATCTATCTCCACTCCTTTTCCCCGGCAGAGGTGATCCATATCGCCGGGAAGGAACACCGCACCCCGGAACAGGTCGTCGCCGCGCTTAAGGAAGCGGGGCTCGATTCGATGCCGGGCGCATCGGACCTCCTGATCGACCGCATCCGGCGGGAGGTGAGCCCGGCCAAGCTCACGCGCGACGAGTGGGTCGGCGTCATCCGTGCAATAGCGCATAACGGCATGAAGTCGTCGGCGACCATGACCTACGGGATGGGCGAAACCCTCGCGGAACGAATCTCCCACCTGGAGACCGTGCGCGCGGTCCAGGACGAGACCGGCGCCCTGCGCGCCTTCATACCCTGGTCCTTCTCGCCGGCCCGCACCCGCATGGAGCATATCCCCCCGGCGACCGGCATCGACTATCTGAAGACCGTGGCCGTCGCGCGCATCTACCTGGACAACGTCGTGAACATCCAGGCCGGCTGGCTTACCGAGGGCCTCAAACTCGCCCAGATCGCGCTGGCGATGGGCGCGAACGACATGGGAGGGGTGCTCACCGAGGAGGTGGTGGTGAAGGCGACCGGCCTGGGCGCGAAGACCAATCGGGAGGAGCTCATACACGTAATCCGCGCCGCGGGGAAGATACCGGTGGAACGGGACTCCGATTACCGGGAAATCAGGGGCTTCGATCGTTGA